In Setaria italica strain Yugu1 chromosome IX, Setaria_italica_v2.0, whole genome shotgun sequence, the genomic stretch GTCATGTACAAAATAGCTGAACATTTATATTATAGTTGTAGGTGAATGCACGGGAACTTTGCAATTCAATACTGTGATATTTTCTTACCCATCATATTACATCTTGATTGATGGATTACTAATCACTAAATGTCTGGAAAATACTATCATATAAGTTGACTATAATTGTCTTGCATCATCACTTTACAGAGGAAAGAAAGTTTGCCGACTGTACGAAAAATGGAGGATGGAAACTTTATCAACATTAAAGAATCAGAGTTAATAGAAATCAGTGATTTAAATCTCGGCTAAGCCTCTTAGCAGTTGAAGTTTGCAGCAGATAAGAGCAGCTATAGCTGGCTATAGCTTAGCTAAGCCATTTAGCGGTTTTGAAAGAAAAGGGCAAAAATCAGTAATCACTTCACATATTCATTAGCCATCACTCCTCTGTTCGCAAGAACATGACTCCATGACCAGTGGACTATCAATAGACGCAAGAACATATTCAATGTTCATCAGTTCAATAAAAAACGCAATGACACAATCAGTAGGCAAACTAGCTAGGAGCCAAGCAACTAGTAAATGATGCAATATGACGGCAAGGACCTCATGTATCGTTGTGAAACAAACACAGTTGGATGAGGGGGCCGCGTGCTAGCACTTGGATGGACCCATGCTTGATTTCGCCCAACAAGGCACTTAGTGGCTACAAAAGTAGTCCCATTTTGTGGCTATAGCGGACTAAGTACAGTTATTAGCGGTAGCTAAATCATAACGGCAAAACTGAGTTATCCTAGCGGCTTGTCTTCCCAGCAACTATCTCCGGCTATGTGTACCGCTATAGCCGGAGATTTAAAACCTCGATAGAAATTGTAAGAGAGTATTTGCTATTCATTATACAAATTAAGTGTAGAAAAGCTACCATTCACTAGACATAGTAAGATCTACGGAAACTGCATCCCAGTAGTAGTGTGCAACTATGAGGCAATGCACTTCGAAACACTGGAATTTTGATACTAGCAGCAAACCCTACAGACTTGACAAAAGGATACCTTAAATAGAGTTACATAATTTAATACAAAAAAGAAGTAACTTATATAACACTCATACGCCACTCGAATTTCAACTTTTAAAGCACGCGGCCGATGCCACCTCTGAATCAGATTCGAACACCTGTCTCGCTTAGACGAAGCCGCCATTGACCCTGATGACCTGGCCGTTCACCCAGGCCGCAGCGTCGCTCGCCAGGAACGCCACCACGGGTGCCACGTCCGTCGTCTCGGCGATGCGCCCCATGGACTCCTGCTCCACCCTCCGCAGGAACGCCTCGTCCTTCCCTGCCAAGAACAGCTCGGTGCGCACGGGTCCCGGCGCCACCACGTTCGCGGTCACCCCCTTGGCCGCCACCTCCTTGGCCAGGATCCTCGTCATCGCCTCCACGGCGGCGTTGGTCGCCGTGTACGCCGCGTACCCCGGCAGGAGCGTGCCCACGATCGACGACGAGAACGTCACGATGCGGCCGCCGCTGCTAGCGGGGATGCGCTTCGCCGCCTCGCGGCACACTAGGAACGTCCCGCGCACGTTCACCGCGAACATGGCGTCGAAGTCCTCGACGGCGGTGTCCGCGAGCGCCGGGTACTTGGTGTCGAGGAGGCCCGCGCAGGCGACCACGATATGCGGCGGGGACCCGAACGCCTCCTCGGTGCGGTCGAAGAGCGCGCGTACGGCGTCCGGGTCCGACACGTCGGCGCGGACGGCCACGGCGCCGTGCCCGCGGGAGGCGAGCTCCGCGACGAGCTCGTCGGCCTTTGAGGAGTTGGACGCGTAGTTGATCACGACGCGCGCGccgagcgcggcgaggcgggaGGACACCTCGCGGCCGATGCCGCGGGATCCGCCGGTGACGAGCGcgacgcggc encodes the following:
- the LOC101768379 gene encoding NADPH-dependent aldehyde reductase-like protein, chloroplastic, translated to MAGADAGNTSPLPLAGRVALVTGGSRGIGREVSSRLAALGARVVINYASNSSKADELVAELASRGHGAVAVRADVSDPDAVRALFDRTEEAFGSPPHIVVACAGLLDTKYPALADTAVEDFDAMFAVNVRGTFLVCREAAKRIPASSGGRIVTFSSSIVGTLLPGYAAYTATNAAVEAMTRILAKEVAAKGVTANVVAPGPVRTELFLAGKDEAFLRRVEQESMGRIAETTDVAPVVAFLASDAAAWVNGQVIRVNGGFV